A window from Argopecten irradians isolate NY chromosome 3, Ai_NY, whole genome shotgun sequence encodes these proteins:
- the LOC138318333 gene encoding uncharacterized protein: MDTGNYCLGVILLFLWLSGPVCANNDIFLGGTVNWRSLGGGKTRFMYRSTWVRGHGPCGVGCSNTSIGKLTSGGTPFDTTFWQTTSSHGHVIDLNYVTTTISSNWEQGERVFNVSFATNSKFQLKLYTNSVTWVVSVNGAGGSNVVMETSVDTGMRNDTKEPNASPIAALPPYIGVSFGCLVTLSLPITEPDHDVLGCRLAHQTECGSGCTNLPQVYIDKSVCTITVNATADRGYSPGQTYRLALVVEDFPRFPILMGRQIKLPTDPLSRVPLQFTITVTKSPSCVSTVQFATPTLPDELRASYSMFPQPFVFASYLTVPTAGGTDFLTSLPAGMTSQRLNDDQKRQNVTRLYLTWQPERRQMGDNLACVWGKDRFGTTTSQRCVNALISDTDECRSSPCQGGGTCINLYHRFMCDCPPGLMPPLCSTHVTCADQPCLNNATCTDINSSFVCNCPKGFFGDRCRRERNLCQSFPCLNGGTCHSHHGTFTCTCPIHFSGVTCQQKGTISKKNGSNQNLTITVDNVVHQQPWIILASVLSGVLGAALLGSCCIWGLSKFWPRTKGAVGTTSDDKNAAKDSNRWSDKSSQPEQDSLRPGSYRPSSISSPIGHPAPFNTLTPIDIGGLAPPKYSNIYSSSLADPLMHRCGKV, encoded by the exons ATGGACACAGGTAACTACTGTCTTGGTGTAATTTTACTGTTTCTCTGGTTATCAGGACCAGTGTGTGCCAATAATGACATATTCCTAGGAGGAACCGTAAACTGGAGGTCACTGGGAGGAGGAAAA ACACGATTTATGTACAGATCCACATGGGTGAGAGGTCACGGTCCTTGTGGTGTAGGTTGTAGTAACACATCCATTGGGAAACTGACATCTGGTGGTACACCATTCGACACGACGTTTTGGCAAACGACATCAAGTCATGGTCACGTGATCGACCTTAATTACGTCACAACGACCATTTCGTCAAACTGGGAACAAGGCGAACGTGTATTCAACGTGTCTTTTGCAACCAACTCTAAATTTCAGCTAAA GCTGTATACCAACAGTGTTACTTGGGTAGTTTCAGTCAACGGGGCAGGAGGAAGTAATGTTGTCATGGAGACATCCGTGGACACAGGCATGCGTAATGATACCAAGGAACCAAATGCAAGTCCGATAGCCGCTCTCCCGCCGTACATAGG AGTGTCGTTTGGTTGCTTGGTAACCCTAAGTTTACCCATCACTGAGCCTGACCATGACGTGTTGGGGTGTCGTCTAGCCCATCAGACCGAGTGTGGATCAGGCTGTACCAACCTTCCACAGGTCTATATAGATAAG AGTGTCTGTACCATTACGGTTAATGCCACAGCTGATAGGGGCTACTCACCTGGACAAACGTACCGACTGGCCCTGGTGGTGGAGGATTTCCCGCGCTTTCCCATCCTCATGGGCAGGCAAATCAAACTGCCTACTGATCCCCTGAGTAGGGTTCCATTACAG TTTACAATAACAGTTACGAAGTCCCCTAGCTGTGTGAGCACTGTACAGTTCGCCACCCCGACCCTCCCTGACGAACTACGTGCCTCCTACTCCATGTTTCCTCAGCCCTTCGTGTTTGCATCCTACCTCACAGTACCAACAGCCGG TGGTACTGATTTCCTGACAAGTCTACCAGCCggaatgacgtcacaaagactTAACGACGACCAGAAGAGACAGAATGTGACACGTCTCTATTTAACCTGGCAGCCTGAGAGGAGACAAATGGGGGATAACTTGGCTTGTGTGTGGGGGAAAGACAGGTTTGG aaCAACTACATCACAACGTTGTGTGAACGCCTTAATTTCAG ATACAGATGAATGTCGGTCATCCCCCTGCCAGGGAGGAGGAACTTGTATCAACCTATACCACAGGTTCATGTGTGACTGTCCACCCGGTCTGATGCCGCCCCTCTGTTCTACAC ACGTCACGTGCGCTGACCAGCCGTGCCTTAATAACGCCACGTGCACGGATATAAATTCTTCATTTGTCTGTAATTGTCCGAAAG GGTTTTTCGGAGATCGGTGTCGAAGGGAGAGAAACCTTTGCCAATCTTTTCCGTGTTTGAACGGAGGCACGTGCCACAGTCATCATGGCACGTTCACATGCACGTGTCCTATACACTTTTCAGGGGTCACGTGTCAACAAA AAGGAACAATTTCAAAGAAGAATGGTTCAAATCAG AACTTGACTATCACCGTGGACAACGTTGTTCACCAGCAGCCATGGATAATCCTTGCTAGCGTCCTCAGTGGTGTTCTAGGCGCGGCTCTCCTTGGGTCATGTTGTATCTGGGGGTTGTCCAAGTTCTGGCCGCGAACAAAGGGAGCCGTCGGGACTACATCAGATGATAAAAATGCAGCGAAAGATAGTAACCGTTGGTCTGACAAGTCATCCCAACCAGAACAAGATAGTCTCCGGCCCGGATCGTATAGGCCATCGTCCATATCGTCTCCCATAGGGCATCCCGCACCATTCAATACACTGACTCCCATAGACATAGGAGGGTTAGCGCCACCAAAATACAGCAACATCTACTCCTCGTCACTGGCTGATCCTCTTATGCACAGATGTGGGAAAGTGTAG
- the LOC138319643 gene encoding uncharacterized protein, whose protein sequence is MPGMSRSGQRQGSAHGCSHFYEERDPHDACPLCRPCHESSPCELCPVGEALGQAGITPRRSSSSRKRDSSSSYGRRRKQASSSVSVPVSVVPVSTGSSRDQGVVPPVQDVPGVGEGQPDPDVSRSRVELAGNARKLPCLPSGRDYQPPVSDVVSGSGIPGGVAVGGGLDAGPIRPSLGSGTTDFLSGLSVSTGISDAQLSNPGINAGPTFPPVQLPGPGPIRSAPECAGSVFPGGHPQVPGFVGQVSDFRPPFPPGLGYTGACGQPSLGPPNQPADGFGFQQHPGSYGPSPYMSGFPLGGSGGPTSSFGQSRLSPSPRVELRPLGRSPQLLWLGVRLLNATCWSLLRRVFPESVSFAGPFLPVGTSGPGNEEDMDCEVVGSAEDDDVVHLSPGCSDIDQSGLSDADPQVEDFQEEGDLEAAEVDAQQVLSGMRALRADVSRILGAEVCPPPSASSIPESTTLLGSLVAPRASAQSDRSLPEGTIVSSALATAQSRVMEKNSSSSRTPGFAGLQLSVGDLSEVQASDYAISRWTAVLSAS, encoded by the exons ATGCCTGGTATGTCCCGCTCGGGTCAGCGTCAGGGGTCTGCTCATGGGTGTTCCCATTTCTATGAGGAACGGGACCCACATGATGCATGTCCCCTATGTCGCCCTTGTCATGAGTCCTCTCCTTGTGAACTTTGTCCAGTTGGAGAGGCTCTTGGCCAGGCCGGCATTACACCAAGGCGATCTTCGTCCTCCCGTAAGAGGGATTCGTCCTCATCTTACGGGAGGAGAAGGAAGCAGGCTTCTAGTTCTGTTTCTGTTCCTGTCTCGGTAGTTCCTGTCTCTACAGGTTCTTCTCGAGATCAGGGGGTGGTCCCTCCTGTCCAGGATGTTCCTGGAGTAGGGGAGGGGCAGCCTGACCCTGACGTTTCTCGGTCTAGGGTCGAATTGGCTGGGAATGCTCGTAAGCTTCCATGCTTGCCTTCGGGTAGGGACTACCAGCCGCCGGTCTCTGACGTTGTCAGCGGCTCCGGCATTCCAGGTGGTGTTGCTGTTGGGGGCGGTCTTGATGCCGGACCTATTCGTCCGAGTTTGGGTTCAGGGACTACAGACTTCCTTTCTGGTTTGTCCGTTTCCACTGGGATTAGTGATGCGCAGCTCTCTAATCCCGGCATCAATGCTGGTCCAACTTTCCCTCCCGTCCAGTTACCTGGTCCCGGTCCTATTAGGTCCGCTCCTGAGTGTGCTGGCTCGGTTTTCCCAGGGGGTCATCCTCAGGTTCCTGGGTTTGTTGGTCAGGTGTCCGATTTTCGGCCTCCTTTTCCCCCTGGCTTAGGGTATACGGGTGCCTGCGGGCAACCATCCTTGGGCCCCCCAAACCAGCCTGCGGATGGTTTTGGGTTTCAGCAGCATCCCGGCAGTTATGGGCCTAGCCCATACATGTCCGGGTTTCCACTTGGAGGGAGTGGTGGTCCAACCTCGTCCTTTGGTCAG TCCCGTTTGTCTCCGAGTCCAAGGGTCGAGCTTCGACCGTTAGGTCGAAGCCCTCAGCTTCTGTGGTTAGGAGTTCGGCTCCTAAACGCCACTTGTTGGAGCCTGCTCAGGAGAGTTTTTCCTGAGTCTGTCTCTTTTGCTGGCCCTTTTCTCCCCGTTGGGACCTCGGGTCCAGGCAACGAGGAGGATATGGACTGTGAGGTCGTGGGTTCGGCAgaggatgatgatgttgttcatCTCTCCCCTGGCTGCTCCGATATTGACCAATCTGGTTTGTCGGATGCAGATCCTCAGGTTGAAGATTTCCAGGAGGAGGGTGACCTCGAGGCTGCTGAGGTGGATGCCCAGCAGGTTTTGTCTGGGATGCGGGCCCTTAGGGCCGATGTATCTCGGATTCTCGGGGCGGAGGTTTGCCCACCACCTTCCGCATCATCCATCCCGGAGTCCACCACCCTTTTGGGTTCTTTGGTGGCTCCACGGGCATCTGCTCAGTCAGATCGCTCACTGCCAGAAGGCACTATTGTGTCTTCAGCTCTGGCCACTGCCCAGTCTcgagttatggagaagaattcTTCTTCGTCTCGCACGCCTGGGTTTGCCGGGTTGCAGCTCAGTGTTGGTGATTTATCAGAGGTTCAGGCCTCTGATTATGCCATTTCACGATGGACTGCTGTCCTCTCAGCCAGCTAA
- the LOC138318332 gene encoding uncharacterized protein, translated as MFRLRNPRLGRWKISCLLSIVLLFSGLVILIEVSLMSSKYDRVNVNPLKEVFRPPETDRSAQDENEAMDNDPRNFLASLPNGRINHKVNFTYPLNVNLSKAIHQKIFYGKPIPYDPINVHHYAYINRPPDCKFLNGNAKNILVFIKSPATNIDQRIAVRSLWRQVVDPAIKRVFTLGSVKGPKWRIEQESRLYHDILQENFDDHLNGTLKIVMSFSWAVKYCPMADLLLFLNDNFYVELNKIASYLRAFMENNSRDMYIGNVVPYVPPYRDQSERLFFPFEWYMSDGVPTYVRSGAYAVTYDVAQRMSMAFPYVKHLNIDDVYIGIVADKLGIRPKNDDHFDPNNKNTLVWECSDVAAELLKKTCPLSGKDRQKLIEYKEEVQFYSKYNNTNRYLFYGMNFSYPLHINLLKFVSAAISHNEPVPYEPINTHPFRYLHKPTKCAFPVDPNGNKNILIMVKSFVGNFELRQAIRSVWKKIGDSHIKRVFTLGYRDTNQSAVHVESLKYKDIIQENFIDAYLNNTFKIIMSFNWVVQFCPAADLVFFVDDDYYVKERKLAGYLRSLKSKKDLFLGRLVIHAPPYRGKEKWRLTYQQYPYNRFPPYLSGGAFVATFDVVQKFAFAFPYVKYMGLDDVYLGIVAKKLSVIPRNETYFDSANDFAIAKECSHDPQQLLNEQCTLIGYVLPTSEEPLEDTKPVSVMEHVKRLLHATLSGLTKFIVSNPAT; from the coding sequence ATGTTCCGACTGAGGAATCCAAGGTTGGGACGCTGGAAGATAAGCTGTCTTCTATCCATAGTTCTACTGTTCAGCGGATTGGTGATTCTTATTGAGGTATCGCTCATGTCTTCGAAATATGATCGTGTCAACGTCAATCCTTTAAAGGAAGTTTTTCGTCCTCCTGAGACTGATCGATCTGCCCAGGACGAAAATGAAGCTATGGACAATGATCCGAGGAATTTTCTTGCCAGTCTACCTAACGGACGGATAAATCATAAAGTTAACTTTACATATCCACTAAATGTGAATCTTTCTAAAGCGATTCATCAGAAAATCTTTTACGGGAAGCCGATACCATACGATCCAATCAACGTCCACCATTATGCCTATATAAATCGGCCACCAGATTGCAAGTTTCTAAATGGAAAtgctaaaaatattttggtatttATCAAATCACCAGCTACAAATATAGACCAGAGAATAGCTGTGCGGTCACTATGGCGACAGGTCGTCGATCCGGCAATCAAGCGGGTCTTCACACTGGGCAGTGTAAAGGGACCGAAATGGCGGATTGAACAAGAGAGTAGACTGTATCACGATATTTTACAGGAAAACTTCGATGATCATTTAAATGGGACTCTAAAAATCGTGATGTCTTTCAGCTGGGCTGTGAAATACTGTCCTATGGCTGATCTGCTCCTATTTCTGAATGACAACTTTTATGTTGAGCTCAATAAAATTGCCTCATACCTGCGTGCTTTTATGGAAAATAATAGTCGTGATATGTACATTGGAAACGTGGTTCCGTATGTTCCGCCGTACAGGGACCAAAGTGAGCGTTTGTTCTTCCCATTTGAGTGGTACATGTCCGATGGGGTTCCAACTTATGTCCGTAGTGGGGCGTATGCTGTCACCTATGACGTAGCTCAGCGGATGAGTATGGCGTTTCCATACGTAAAACATCTCAATATCGACGATGTATACATTGGAATTGTGGCAGACAAACTCGGAATCCGTCCAAAAAATGATGACCATTTTGATCCAAACAATAAGAATACTTTGGTATGGGAATGCTCTGATGTGGCTGCGGAGTTACTCAAGAAAACATGTCCTCTCTCTGGTAAGGATCGTCAAAAATTGATAGAGTATAAAGAGGAAGTTCAGTTCTATTCCAAATATAACAACACGAACAGATATCTGTTCTATGGGATGAACTTTTCCTACCCATTGCATATCAACCTTTTGAAATTTGTGTCGGCGGCAATATCTCATAACGAGCCCGTACCTTATGAACCTATTAATACACATCCGTTTCGCTATCTGCATAAACCCACTAAATGTGCATTTCCTGTAGACCCAAATGGCAATAAGAACATTCTCATTATGGTAAAGTCTTTCGTTGGCAATTTCGAATTGCGTCAGGCGATTCGGTCCGTGTGGAAAAAGATAGGGGACTCTCATATAAAGCGGGTGTTTACTCTCGGATACAGAGACACAAATCAAAGTGCGGTGCACGTAGAGAGCTTAAAGTATAAAGATATTATACAGGAAAACTTTATAGATGCATACCtcaataatacatttaaaattataatgTCGTTTAATTGGGTAGTGCAATTTTGTCCAGCGGCAGATCTTGTGTTCTTTGTAGACGATGACTACTATGTAAAAGAGAGAAAGCTCGCTGGTTATCTGCGAAGTTTGAAGAGTAAAAAGGACTTGTTCCTCGGGAGACTGGTGATTCATGCTCCTCCTTATAGAGGCAAAGAAAAATGGCGTCTTACCTACCAGCAATATCCCTATAACCGTTTCCCACCGTATCTTAGCGGAGGAGCTTTTGTAGCCACTTTTGATGTCGTTCAGAAGTTTGCCTTTGCTTTTCCATATGTGAAATATATGGGTCTCGACGATGTATACCTAGGTATTGTTGCCAAGAAATTATCAGTTATACCTCGAAATGAAACTTATTTTGATTCCGCGAATGATTTTGCAATCGCAAAGGAATGTTCGCACGATCCCCAACAGTTGCTCAATGAGCAATGCACGCTTATTGGGTATGTGCTACCAACCAGTGAGGAGCCCTTGGAGGACACAAAGCCTGTTAGTGTGATGGAACATGTCAAACGCCTGCTTCACGCGACTCTATCAGGGCTCACCAAGTTTATAGTCTCTAACCCTGCAACATGA